One Salmo trutta chromosome 12, fSalTru1.1, whole genome shotgun sequence genomic region harbors:
- the LOC115204253 gene encoding acidic fibroblast growth factor intracellular-binding protein B isoform X1 encodes MQIRYAVFTLILCRTQRFNCAINNTRLQMLFTQTVPGAIYLLATVSPRLDRYITIVKAYKMSMELDVFVGNTTIMDMEVYQLWLDGLTVSDAVKVRMDEGALLEYEANAEVLTSDTMDQFRTFQMCERLLHSPTKLGSQLLYQIPAQNQRILIERYYEFDSVFAREVLGKKLSKGTKKDLDDISCKTAITLKSCRRQFDNFKRVFKVVEELKGPLVENIQRHFLLSDTLARDYAAIVFFANSRFETGKRKLQYLSFQDFAFCAGQLISYWTIGAVDSMVEDMDVDLEKEFLHELKDLKVLVNDKDMMDQHKILVCAALRGKIKVYKLMEVNFKNLSRALINLASKLTHTKDVRDLFIDLVEKFIEPCRYDRWTVAEITLFLTHYTNAAHCLGTFRHQMIWDRYMGVIKSCILQMYHE; translated from the exons ATGCAAATTCGATACGCTGTTTTTACTCTAATTCTTTGCAGAACCCAACGTTTTAACTGCGCAATAAATAATACGCGTTTGCAGATGCTGTTTACCCAAACGGTGCCTGGTGCAATATATTTGCTGGCTACGGTTTCCCCTCGACTTGACAGATACATAACAATAGTTAAAG CCTACAAGATGTCTATGGAACTGGATGTGTTTGTGGGGAACACAACTATCATGGATATGGAAGTCTATCAGCTTTGGTTGGACGGCCTCACAG TGAGTGATGCAGTGAAGGTGAGGATGGATGAGGGGGCATTATTGGAATATGAGGCAAATGCAGAGGTGCTGACCAGCGATACCATGGACCAGTTTAGAACCTTCCAGATGTGTGAGCGTCTCTTACACTCCCCCACcaaactgggcagtcagctgctgtaTCAGATCCCGGCCCAGAACCAGAGAATTCTCATTGAAAG GTACTATGAATTTGACAGTGTGTTTGCCAGAGAGGTGCTGGGGAAAAAGCTCTCCAAAGGGACCAAAAAGGACCTGGATGACATCAGCTGTAAAACAGCGATCACACTGAAGAGCTGCAGGAGACAG TTTGACAATTTCAAGCGGGTGTTCAAAGTGGTGGAGGAGCTCAAGGGCCCACTAGTGGAGAACATACAGCGTCACTTCTTGCTCTCCGACACATTGGCAAG GGACTATGCTGCCATTGTGTTTTTTGCAAATAGCCGCTTTGAGACAGGAAAGAGGAAGCTACAGTACCTCTCATTCCAAGACTTTGCCTTCTGTGCAGGCCAGCTCATCAGTTACTGGACAATAGGAGCAGTGG ATAGCATGGTGGAGGATATGGATGTTGACCTGGAGAAAGAGTTTCTGCATGAACTGAAAGATCTCAAGGTTTTGGTTAATGACAAAGACATGATGGACCAACATAAAAT CCTGGTGTGTGCTGCTCTGCGGGGAAAGATCAAAGTCTACAAGTTGATGGAGGTTAACTTTAAA AATCTTTCTAGAGCCCTGATAAACCTTGCATCTAAACTTACACATACCAAAGATGTCAGAGATTTATTCATCGACCTTGTGGAGAAG TTCATAGAGCCATGTCGATATGATAGATGGACAGTGGCAGAGATCACACTCTTCCTCACTCACTACACCAATGCTGCTCACTGTCTTGGCACGTtcag GCACCAGATGATTTGGGACAGATACATGGGCGTCATCAAAAGCTGTATCCTCCAAATGTACCATGAATAG
- the LOC115204253 gene encoding acidic fibroblast growth factor intracellular-binding protein B isoform X3, protein MQIRYAVFTLILCRTQRFNCAINNTRLQMLFTQTVPGAIYLLATVSPRLDRYITIVKAYKMSMELDVFVGNTTIMDMEVYQLWLDGLTVSDAVKVRMDEGALLEYEANAEVLTSDTMDQFRTFQMCERLLHSPTKLGSQLLYQIPAQNQRILIERYYEFDSVFAREVLGKKLSKGTKKDLDDISCKTAITLKSCRRQFDNFKRVFKVVEELKGPLVENIQRHFLLSDTLARDYAAIVFFANSRFETGKRKLQYLSFQDFAFCAGQLISYWTIGAVDSMVEDMDVDLEKEFLHELKDLKPGVCCSAGKDQSLQVDGG, encoded by the exons ATGCAAATTCGATACGCTGTTTTTACTCTAATTCTTTGCAGAACCCAACGTTTTAACTGCGCAATAAATAATACGCGTTTGCAGATGCTGTTTACCCAAACGGTGCCTGGTGCAATATATTTGCTGGCTACGGTTTCCCCTCGACTTGACAGATACATAACAATAGTTAAAG CCTACAAGATGTCTATGGAACTGGATGTGTTTGTGGGGAACACAACTATCATGGATATGGAAGTCTATCAGCTTTGGTTGGACGGCCTCACAG TGAGTGATGCAGTGAAGGTGAGGATGGATGAGGGGGCATTATTGGAATATGAGGCAAATGCAGAGGTGCTGACCAGCGATACCATGGACCAGTTTAGAACCTTCCAGATGTGTGAGCGTCTCTTACACTCCCCCACcaaactgggcagtcagctgctgtaTCAGATCCCGGCCCAGAACCAGAGAATTCTCATTGAAAG GTACTATGAATTTGACAGTGTGTTTGCCAGAGAGGTGCTGGGGAAAAAGCTCTCCAAAGGGACCAAAAAGGACCTGGATGACATCAGCTGTAAAACAGCGATCACACTGAAGAGCTGCAGGAGACAG TTTGACAATTTCAAGCGGGTGTTCAAAGTGGTGGAGGAGCTCAAGGGCCCACTAGTGGAGAACATACAGCGTCACTTCTTGCTCTCCGACACATTGGCAAG GGACTATGCTGCCATTGTGTTTTTTGCAAATAGCCGCTTTGAGACAGGAAAGAGGAAGCTACAGTACCTCTCATTCCAAGACTTTGCCTTCTGTGCAGGCCAGCTCATCAGTTACTGGACAATAGGAGCAGTGG ATAGCATGGTGGAGGATATGGATGTTGACCTGGAGAAAGAGTTTCTGCATGAACTGAAAGATCTCAAG CCTGGTGTGTGCTGCTCTGCGGGGAAAGATCAAAGTCTACAAGTTGATGGAGGTTAA
- the LOC115204253 gene encoding acidic fibroblast growth factor intracellular-binding protein B isoform X2 yields the protein MPCYWWRDHGTWCSVLPAFCQPAYKMSMELDVFVGNTTIMDMEVYQLWLDGLTVSDAVKVRMDEGALLEYEANAEVLTSDTMDQFRTFQMCERLLHSPTKLGSQLLYQIPAQNQRILIERYYEFDSVFAREVLGKKLSKGTKKDLDDISCKTAITLKSCRRQFDNFKRVFKVVEELKGPLVENIQRHFLLSDTLARDYAAIVFFANSRFETGKRKLQYLSFQDFAFCAGQLISYWTIGAVDSMVEDMDVDLEKEFLHELKDLKVLVNDKDMMDQHKILVCAALRGKIKVYKLMEVNFKNLSRALINLASKLTHTKDVRDLFIDLVEKFIEPCRYDRWTVAEITLFLTHYTNAAHCLGTFRHQMIWDRYMGVIKSCILQMYHE from the exons CCTACAAGATGTCTATGGAACTGGATGTGTTTGTGGGGAACACAACTATCATGGATATGGAAGTCTATCAGCTTTGGTTGGACGGCCTCACAG TGAGTGATGCAGTGAAGGTGAGGATGGATGAGGGGGCATTATTGGAATATGAGGCAAATGCAGAGGTGCTGACCAGCGATACCATGGACCAGTTTAGAACCTTCCAGATGTGTGAGCGTCTCTTACACTCCCCCACcaaactgggcagtcagctgctgtaTCAGATCCCGGCCCAGAACCAGAGAATTCTCATTGAAAG GTACTATGAATTTGACAGTGTGTTTGCCAGAGAGGTGCTGGGGAAAAAGCTCTCCAAAGGGACCAAAAAGGACCTGGATGACATCAGCTGTAAAACAGCGATCACACTGAAGAGCTGCAGGAGACAG TTTGACAATTTCAAGCGGGTGTTCAAAGTGGTGGAGGAGCTCAAGGGCCCACTAGTGGAGAACATACAGCGTCACTTCTTGCTCTCCGACACATTGGCAAG GGACTATGCTGCCATTGTGTTTTTTGCAAATAGCCGCTTTGAGACAGGAAAGAGGAAGCTACAGTACCTCTCATTCCAAGACTTTGCCTTCTGTGCAGGCCAGCTCATCAGTTACTGGACAATAGGAGCAGTGG ATAGCATGGTGGAGGATATGGATGTTGACCTGGAGAAAGAGTTTCTGCATGAACTGAAAGATCTCAAGGTTTTGGTTAATGACAAAGACATGATGGACCAACATAAAAT CCTGGTGTGTGCTGCTCTGCGGGGAAAGATCAAAGTCTACAAGTTGATGGAGGTTAACTTTAAA AATCTTTCTAGAGCCCTGATAAACCTTGCATCTAAACTTACACATACCAAAGATGTCAGAGATTTATTCATCGACCTTGTGGAGAAG TTCATAGAGCCATGTCGATATGATAGATGGACAGTGGCAGAGATCACACTCTTCCTCACTCACTACACCAATGCTGCTCACTGTCTTGGCACGTtcag GCACCAGATGATTTGGGACAGATACATGGGCGTCATCAAAAGCTGTATCCTCCAAATGTACCATGAATAG
- the LOC115204252 gene encoding EGF-containing fibulin-like extracellular matrix protein 2 has protein sequence MCSMRRTFVLLCVCVSLSLFHHTKSQSPPEGDSLTECTDGYEWDIESQHCKDINECQTIVEACQGEMKCFNHYGGYLCLPRSASVITAPEPSSQSVAILPVESNEAFSPCPVGYDAQGEGCVDMDECVLDLHDCQPSQQCVNTVGTYSCQCPDGYSKIGIECVDIDECRYRYCQHRCVNAPGSFSCECEPGFQLAGNNRSCVDVNECEMGAPCQQKCYNTYGTFLCRCEPGYELGPDGHSCNDVDECSYSSYMCQFQCVNNPGRFSCICPEGYQLQGTRLCQDVNECETDIDQCGEGQTCINIHGGYQCTDSNRCREPYVLSRALLSDNRCVCPVIKPECRDLPFSIVHRYMSITSERSLPSDIFQIQATRIYPGVYNTFRIRSGDHNGEFYIRQMNNISAMLVLARAVTGPIEYTLDLEMVSVNPLISYQTSSALRLSVFVGPYTF, from the exons atgtgtagtaTGCGGAGAACATTTGtgttgttatgtgtgtgtgtgagtttgtccCTCTTCCACCATACAAAGTCTCAATCTCCTCCTGAAGGTGACAGCCTCACG gagtgcACAGATGGTTATGAGTGGGATATTGAGAGTCAGCATTGTAAAG ATATCAATGAGTGTCAGACCATTGTGGAGGCCTGCCAGGGGGAGATGAAGTGTTTTAACCACTATGGTGGTTACCTGTGTCTCCCACGCTCTGCCTCTGTCATCACCGCCCCTGAACCATCCAGCCAATCAGTGGCCATCCTGCCAGTGGAGTCCAACGAGGCCTTCAGCCCCTGTCCTGTAGGCTACGATGCCCAGGGGGAGGGCTGTGTAG acaTGGACGAGTGTGTACTCGATCTTCATGACTGCCAGCCCAGCCAGCAGTGCGTTAACACTGTGGGCACCTACAGCTGCCAGTGTCCAGATGGATACAGTAAAATTGGTATTGAGTGTGTGG ACATTGATGAGTGTAGATACAGGTACTGTCAGCATCGCTGTGTAAACGCACCTGGCTCTTTCTCCTGTGAGTGTGAGCCTGGGTTTCAGTTGGCTGGAAACAACCGTTCATGTGTGG ATGTGAATGAGTGTGAGATGGGCGCCCCCTGTCAGCAGAAATGTTACAACACGTATGGCACCTTTCTTTGTCGCTGTGAACCGGGCTACGAGCTGGGACCAGACGGACACTCATGCAATG ATGTAGACGAGTGCAGCTACTCCAGTTACATGTGCCAGTTCCAGTGTGTTAACAATCCAGGGAGGTTCTCCTGTATCTGTCCAGAGGGGTACCAGCTACAGGGCACCAGACTCTGCCAAG atGTGAATGAGTGTGaaacagacatagaccagtgtGGAGAGGGCCAGACCTGTATTAACATCCATGGGGGTTATCAGTGCACCGATTCCAACCGCTGTCGAGAGCCCTATGTGCTGTCGAGAGCCCTATTGTCTGACAA CCGCTGTGTTTGCCCGGTCATCAAGCCTGAGTGTCGTGACCTCCCCTTCTCCATCGTCCACCGTTACATGAGCATCACCTCAGAGCGCTCTCTCCCCTCAGACATCTTCCAGATCCAGGCCACCCGCATCTACCCTGGAGTCTACAACACCTTCCGCATCCGCTCTGGGGACCACAATGGGGAATTCTACATACGG CAAATGAACAACATCAGTGCCATGCTGGTCCTGGCCCGTGCTGTGACCGGTCCAATAGAGTACACCCTGGATCTGGAGATGGTGTCTGTCAACCCCCTCATCAGCTACCAGACCAGCTCTGCCCTACGACTGTCTGTCTTTGTAGGACCATACACCTtctga